The DNA window CACGCGCACCCCACCCAGGCCCTGCTCGACGCCTTCACGCTGACCCAGGAATGGGGCTCGGTGGCGGGCAAGGCCGTATGCATCCTGGGCGATATCGCACACTCGCGCGTGGCCCGTTCAAACGTGGACCTGCTGACCCGGCTTGGGGCCACCGTGCGTCTGTGCGCGCCCAAAACCCTCCTGCCCATGGGCGTCTCGACCTGGCCAGTGGAAATCCACCACAACGTCACCGAGGCCGTCAGGGACGCGAACGCGGTCATGTGCCTGCGCCTGCAACTCGAACGTATGCAGGCCGGACTTCTGCCCGATCTGCGCGAATACGCCCGCACCTTCGGCCTTTCGCCGCGCCATCTGGAACGCGCCGCGCCAAACGTGCGCGTGCTGCACCCCGGCCCCATGAACAGGGGCGTGGAGATCGACTCGACCCTGGCCGACTCCATGAACTCTCTGGTGCTCGACCAGGTGGCCTCGGGCGTTGCCGTGCGCATGGCCCTGCTCTTCCTCTACCTGACCCGCAAGGAGGCCGCGCAATGAGCCCCGATCTCGTCATCCGCGGCGGTCGTCTGGCCTGCGGCACGGCCGCCGTGAAGGCCGACTGCCTGACCGATTGCCTGGTCAAGGACGGCCGCAT is part of the Alkalidesulfovibrio alkalitolerans DSM 16529 genome and encodes:
- a CDS encoding aspartate carbamoyltransferase catalytic subunit; this translates as MSNDTAPWPHKDLLDTDQLSLADVKRIFDTAVSFQEINERPVKKVPTLRGKSVILFFAEASTRTKTSFDVAGKRLSADTFSLASSGSSLSKGESLKDTALTLQAMAPDAIVLRHRYSGSSRFLAERLECSVINAGDGWHAHPTQALLDAFTLTQEWGSVAGKAVCILGDIAHSRVARSNVDLLTRLGATVRLCAPKTLLPMGVSTWPVEIHHNVTEAVRDANAVMCLRLQLERMQAGLLPDLREYARTFGLSPRHLERAAPNVRVLHPGPMNRGVEIDSTLADSMNSLVLDQVASGVAVRMALLFLYLTRKEAAQ